CCAATCACGCCGGATGAACGCCCGCCACACCGCGTAGACGAGCACGGGCACCGCCAGCCACCACATGGCTGGCGTGCCGACCAGCATGACCGCCTTGACGCACGAGGCCGCGCCGCACCCCGGCACGTTGTCCTGGTCGATCGCGTACAGCACGGGCCGCAGCGACATGGGCCACGTCCACGGCTTGGACTCCCACGGATGGTGATTGCCGCCGGCGTTGGTCAATCCGGAATGGAACTCGTAGGCCTTGAAGGTGTAGTGCCACAACGATCGGATCGCATCGGGTGGCTGGAACCAGGCGCGCTCGCCGATGGTTCGGCCCGCCTCGTAGCGGTTGACGCCGGTCTCGGATGCGAACCATGCCCAGTACGACGACAGGTACACCAACAGTGGGATGACGCCCATCGCCCAGGCGGTCGGACCGAGGTCCCGACGCACGGTTCCCAGCCATGGCCGTCCCACCCGGTACTGCCGGCGCGCGGCCACGTCGAAGGCCAGCGACATCAACCCGAAGAAGAGCACGAAGTACAGGCCCGACCACTTGGTGGCGCACGCCAACCCGAGCAGCACGCCTGCACCGAAACGCCACCACCGCACACCCAGGCGCGGCCCCCACGGCGTCTCGCCGATCCGCCCGTCGAGCAGCACGGTGTGCATGCGCTCACGGACCTGATCCCGGTCGACGATGAGCGCCCCGAACGCCGCCACCACGAAAGTCACCAGCACGCCGTCGAGCAGAGCCGTGCGCGACGTCACGAAGGACACGCTCTCGACCACCATGAGCAGTCCGGCGATGCCGCCGATCAGTGTCGACCGGGTGATGCGCCGGACTATCCGCGCGACGAGCACGACCGTGATGACGCCGAGCAGCGCCATGCTGAACCGCCAGCCCAGCCCGCTGTAGCCGAAGATCGCCTCACCGACGGCGATCAACTGCTTGCCCACGGGCGGATGAACGACCAGGCCGAAGCCGGGGTTGTCCTCGACACCGTTGTTGTGCAGCATCTGCCAGGCCTGCGGCGCGTAGTGCTTCTCGTCGAAGATCGGCGTGCCGGCATCGGTCGGCGACCACACGTTGAGGAACCTGCTGGTGGCGGCCAACCCGGCGATCACGCCGGTCATGGCCCAGCCCTGGGCCCTGTCGAGGGGCCCGAAGTCGGCCACGGGGACAAGTGGGCCGGGACTGATCACGGGTACGGCGCGCTCCGGCAGGACGGGAGTTGGAGCGGTCATCAGAGACGATCGTAGGCTGTGGGGCATGACTGGCGGCCGACTGTTGCTGGCTGCCACGCCGTTGGGGCAGCCCGGCGATGCGTCGGCACGCCTGATTGAAGCTCTCGGATCGGCCGACATCGTCGCCGCTGAAGACACCAGGCGCGTGCGCTCACTGGCGCAGTCGCTGGGCGTGCACATCAGCGGACGCGTGGTCAGCCTGTTCGACCAGAACGAGAGCACACGCGTTCCCATGCTGGTGGCCGAACTGGAGGCCGGGGCGACGGTGCTGGCCGTCACCGACGCCGGCATGCCCTCGATCAGCGATCCCGGCTACCGTCTGGTGGCCGCCTGCGTGGCAGCCGACCTGCCGCTGACCTGCCTGCCCGGCCCGTCGGCGGTGACAACCGCGCTGACGGTCTCGGGCCTGGCCGCCGACCGGTTCTGCTTCGAGGGCTTTGCCCCGCGTAGGTCGGGCCAACGCCGCACGTGGCTGGCCTCACTGGCGAACGAACTGCGCACGTGCGTGTTCTTCGAGTCGCCACGCCGACTGGCCGAATGCCTGAGCGACGCCGTGGCCGAACTGGGCCCAGACCGCCGCGCGGCGGTGTGTCGCGAGTTGACCAAGACCCACGAGGAAGTGGTGCGCGGGACGCTGGCCGAACTGGCCGACTGGGCCGCCGACGGAGTGCTCGGCGAGATCACCGTCGTCCTGGCGGGGGCGACGCCCGTGGCCGACATCGACACCCTGGTCGCCGAGGTGGCCGAACTGGCTGAGGCGGGCATGCGCGTCAAGGACGCGTGCCAGCAGGTGGTGTCCGCGCATCCCGGAGCGCCATCCCGCCGTGAGCTCTACGACGCGGTGCTGCGGTCACGGGAGTGACAGCGCGGCGGCGTCGGCGGCACTGCTGAGCCCGATGGTCGATGCGGCCTTGTCGAGGCACTCCTGCCACTCCGCGTCGGGTTGGGAGTCGGCGGTGATCCCACCGCCCACACCGAGCACGGCCCGCCCGCAACGATCGAACTCGACGGTGCGGATCGCGACGTTGAGTTCGGTTCCCGCGACGGGGGAGGCCAGGCC
The DNA window shown above is from Mycolicibacterium confluentis and carries:
- a CDS encoding dolichyl-phosphate-mannose--protein mannosyltransferase, with the protein product MTAPTPVLPERAVPVISPGPLVPVADFGPLDRAQGWAMTGVIAGLAATSRFLNVWSPTDAGTPIFDEKHYAPQAWQMLHNNGVEDNPGFGLVVHPPVGKQLIAVGEAIFGYSGLGWRFSMALLGVITVVLVARIVRRITRSTLIGGIAGLLMVVESVSFVTSRTALLDGVLVTFVVAAFGALIVDRDQVRERMHTVLLDGRIGETPWGPRLGVRWWRFGAGVLLGLACATKWSGLYFVLFFGLMSLAFDVAARRQYRVGRPWLGTVRRDLGPTAWAMGVIPLLVYLSSYWAWFASETGVNRYEAGRTIGERAWFQPPDAIRSLWHYTFKAYEFHSGLTNAGGNHHPWESKPWTWPMSLRPVLYAIDQDNVPGCGAASCVKAVMLVGTPAMWWLAVPVLVYAVWRAFIRRDWRYAVVLVGYCAGWLPWFADIDRQMYFFYAATMAPFLVMAIALICGDILYKPTRDPERRTLGAIVVCLYLAVVITNFVWLFPVLTGMPISQHTWNMEIWLPSWR
- the rsmI gene encoding 16S rRNA (cytidine(1402)-2'-O)-methyltransferase; translation: MTGGRLLLAATPLGQPGDASARLIEALGSADIVAAEDTRRVRSLAQSLGVHISGRVVSLFDQNESTRVPMLVAELEAGATVLAVTDAGMPSISDPGYRLVAACVAADLPLTCLPGPSAVTTALTVSGLAADRFCFEGFAPRRSGQRRTWLASLANELRTCVFFESPRRLAECLSDAVAELGPDRRAAVCRELTKTHEEVVRGTLAELADWAADGVLGEITVVLAGATPVADIDTLVAEVAELAEAGMRVKDACQQVVSAHPGAPSRRELYDAVLRSRE